From one Dermacentor variabilis isolate Ectoservices chromosome 3, ASM5094787v1, whole genome shotgun sequence genomic stretch:
- the LOC142575336 gene encoding uncharacterized protein LOC142575336, translating to MQRHESSGSLASGTCSVSLPRMETSRPAATAWKPLPKVKWSRRRGKKSKVYLVPYEPSLSPIFEESQSSSQDGAVPCSQPLLLRPFARYSTYGVITPRLNRVVIAIEEDSSKFSTWTERVAKILALSWFLMLLSVLVLLVGVLMIWMAFSSEANGDGAMTHRNVVTVFVGIAVIAMAVLFVLWNASRGLR from the coding sequence ATGCAACGACACGAGAGCAGCGGGAGCTTGGCTTCAGGAACGTGCTCTGTATCACTGCCGCGTATGGAGACGTCACGGCCCGCGGCGACAGCGTGGAAACCGTTGCCGAAAGTGAAGTGGTCTCGCCGTCGAGGCAAGAAATCCAAGGTGTACCTCGTCCCTTACGAGCCTTCGCTGTCGCCCATCTTCGAAGAATCGCAGAGTTCGTCCCAAGACGGCGCGGTCCCTTGTTCGCAGCCACTCCTCTTGAGGCCTTTCGCGAGGTATTCGACGTACGGCGTCATCACCCCGCGTCTTAACCGAGTGGTCATCGCGATCGAGGAGGACAGCAGCAAGTTCTCGACCTGGACGGAGCGAGTGGCCAAGATCCTGGCACTGTCCTGGTTCCTGATGCTCCTGAGCGTGCTCGTGCTCCTGGTCGGCGTGCTCATGATCTGGATGGCGTTCTCCAGCGAAGCCAACGGTGACGGAGCGATGACGCACCGCAACGTGGTCACGGTGTTCGTCGGCATCGCCGTAATCGCCATGGCGGTGCTGTTTGTGCTGTGGAACGCGTCCAGAGGACTGCGCTAG